Proteins encoded by one window of Melanotaenia boesemani isolate fMelBoe1 chromosome 10, fMelBoe1.pri, whole genome shotgun sequence:
- the duox gene encoding dual oxidase 1 isoform X1, translated as MDLRRWVWSVCAVVGLVLIVSEYSQCEITWEVPRFDGWYNSLGYPKRGAVGSRLVRLVPARYWDGVYQPVHEPLEPNPRRLSRLLAKGPSGMPSKRNQTVLSLFFGYHVAFEIFDSRACGCPPEFMNIQVPKGDPVFDPANTGNVLLPFQRGPWDKESGQSPSNPRTQVNSVTAWIDGSSIYGPSASWSDSMRSFSGGLLTSGSEVNMPNQGGSHNIMWSVADPSTGEHGPHNLYELGNAWANENMFTAAEGIIWFRYHNYVASRLHEEHPGWSDEELFQTARKTVVATFQNIAVYEWLPAYLGDIKLPPYPGYQKFVDPGISPEFQAAIRFGITLAPPGVYMRNSTCHFRKIINIDGSTSPAMRLCNSFWKRQRDNMKTGQDVDDLLMGMASQIAEREDNIVVEDLRDYMYGPLRFTRTDLVAMTIQRGRDFGLQSYSELRKVLDLPPVERFEEINPELNSTNPQLLRAVAELYSQDISKLELFPGGLLESLDGPGPVFSAIILDQFERIRNGDRFWFENKQNGLFTDEEIQTIRNVTYHDVLVAVTSAEDSDIQDNVFFWKDGDPCPQPTQLQESMLHPCTNATKLNYFDGSKAGFGIFIIILFLFPVVSFFVACMVACFRKYRYRKFQRRRRKAGDRTEEPAVGITAYEWQGNKNPLHLVSVVFAKKRLQVFDRSGSTHRCLNLGNQENLDVLLSSDCHHKALLLKVPKEYDLVLFFDEESKRAEFVKHLHMEVTDIRQQIKVTEIREKKLLKEAITKEQRAQIVETFIRHAFSKVLEIEKCDAGDMSGVSRKRAREVLQCELTAAEFADALGLKPDSLFVDSMFTLADEDGNGYLSFQEFLDVIVIFMKGSPEEKSQLMFSMNDIGGTGYLSKEEFARMLRSFIEIANSSLSKKQAEDGIKAMMQAAGFDNKEKISWQDFHFLLRDHEKELQFAQLNVKGMEKQGRKRLSRDQRVSFICPANSSNKGEGLELRRRKKLSVITPNVYVKPKRDQYIRNPVQQKIQQFKRFIENYRRHIVCFIIVYGITAGVLTERCYYYGLQAESTGVPATSVVGIIIARGTAAAVSFLFPYMLLTVCRNLITLCRETFLNQYIPFDAAIDFHRFMAMTAIVLTVVHSLGHVVNVYIFSLSDISILSCLFPKVFNNNGSELPPKWYWWFFQTVPGITGVLLLFTFAFMYVFASHYFRRISFRGFWITHYLYIVVYILTVVHGSFALLQEPRFHIYLIPPGLLFLLDKLISLSRKKVEIPVVRAELLPSGVTHLEFKRPQGFVYRSGQWVRIACLMLGTDEYHPFTLTSAPHEETLSLHIRAVGPWTSQLRELYTEENLLELGAYPKLYLDGPFGEGHQEWIDFEVSVLVGGGIGVTPFASILKDLVFKSSIKSKILCKKVYFIWVTRTQRQFEWVSDIIREVEEMDTQELVSVHTYITQVAEKFDLRTTMLYVCERHFQKVWNRSLFTGLRSVTHFGRPPFVSFFSSLQEVHPEVEKIGVFSCGPPGLTKNVEKACQQMNKRDQAHFLHHYENF; from the exons ATGGATTTGCGTAGATGGGTTtggagtgtgtgtgcagtggTTGGCTTGGTGCTCATTGTCAGTGAGT ATTCGCAGTGTGAAATAACCTGGGAAGTCCCTCGCTTCGACGGCTGGTACAACAGTCTGGGATATCCCAAACGCGGAGCTGTCG GTTCTCGGCTCGTGCGCCTCGTGCCCGCGCGCTACTGGGACGGAGTCTACCAACCTGTTCATGAGCCGCTGGAACCAAACCCCCGCAGGCTGAGTCGGCTACTGGCTAAAGGGCCCTCCGGTATGCCCTCCAAACGCAACCAGACCGTGCTGTCTCTGTTCTTTG GTTATCATGTTGCTTTTGAAATATTTGACTCAAGAGCTTGTGGTTGTCCACCTGAGTTCATGAACATCCAAGTCCCAAAAGGTGACCCTGTTTTTGACCCTGCCAACACTGGAAATGTTCTGCTGCCCTTCCAGCGAGGACCATGGGACAAAGAGTCTGGGCAGAGTCCTAGTAACCCTCGCACACAG GTGAATTCAGTGACAGCATGGATAGATGGAAGCTCCATTTATGGCCCCTCTGCGTCTTGGTCTGACTCCATGAGAAGTTTCTCTGGAGGGCTCTTGACTTCAGGCTCAGAGGTGAACATGCCAAATCAGGGAGGAAGTCACAATATCATGTGGAGTGTGGCCGATCCCTCAACTGGAGAACATGGACCGCACAATCTTTATG AGTTGGGAAATGCTTGGGCCAATGAGAACATGTTCACAGCAGCAGAGGGGATTATCTGGTTTCGCTACCACAATTATGTCGCCTCCAGGCTGCATGAGGAACACCCAGGGTGGTCAGACGAGGAGCTGTTTCAAACTGCCCGAAAGACCGTTGTGGCCACATTCCAG AATATCGCTGTCTATGAATGGCTGCCTGCATACCTCGGAGACATAAAGCTTCCTCCTTATCCAG GCTACCAGAAGTTTGTCGATCCAGGGATCTCTCCTGAGTTTCAGGCTGCCATTCGATTTGGTATCACTTTAGCCCCACCTGGTGTTTATATGAG AAACAGTACCTGCCATTTTCGAAAGATTATCAACATAGATGGGAGCACATCGCCTGCAATGCGCCTTTGCAACAGCTTTTGGAAAAGACAG AGAGACAACATGAAGACAGGCCAGGATGTGGATGATCTCCTCATGGGCATGGCTTCTCAGATTGCAGAGAGAGAAGACAATATTGTAGTGGAGGACTTAAGAG ACTACATGTACGGACCATTAAGATTCACCCGCACAGATCTGGTGGCTATGACCATTCAGAGAGGAAGAGACTTTGGTCTACAAAGTTACTCTGAGTTGAGAAAAGTTCTGGATCTGCCTCCTGTAGAGAGATTTGAAGAAATTAATCCCGAGCTCAACAGCACTAACCCACAG CTGCTCCGCGCTGTGGCAGAACTGTACAGCCAAGATATCTCAAAACTGGAGCTCTTCCCTGGAGGACTGCTGGAGTCTCttgatggtccaggtccagttttctctGCCATAATCCTGGACCAGTTTGAGCgcatcagaaatggtgaccgcTTCTGGTttgaaaacaagcagaatgg TCTGTTTACAGATGAGGAGATTCAGACGATCCGTAATGTCACATATCATGATGTCCTTGTTGCAGTCACAAGTGCAGAGGACAGTGATATACAAGATAATGTCTTCTTCTGGAAAGATG GTGACCCCTGTCCTCAGCCAACACAGCTGCAGGAATCAATGCTACATCCCTGCACTAATGCTACAAAACTTAATTACTTTGATGGGAGTAAAGCTGGCTTTGGaatatttattatcattctgtTTCTCTTCCCTGTTG tgAGTTTTTTTGTGGCCTGCATGGTAGCTTGTTTTCGGAAGTACAGGTACAGGAAGTTccagagaagaaggagaaaagctGGTGACAGAACAGAGGAGCCAGCTGTGGGAATCACTG CATATGAGTGGCAGGGCAATAAAAACCCGCTGCACCTGGTCAGTGTGGTGTTCGCGAAAAAGAGGCTACAGGTGTTCGACAGATCAGGTTCCACTCACCGCTGTCTCAATCTGGGAAATCAGGAAAACTTAGATGTCCTTCTCTCCAGCGACTGTCACCATAAAGCTCTGCTTCTCAAAGTACCAAAAGAGTATGACCTG GTACTGTTTTTTGATGAGGAGAGCAAACGCGCAGAATTTGTCAAGCATCTGCACATGGAGGTGACAGACATCAGGCAGCAGATTAAAGTGACAGAGATTAGAGAGAAGAAACTGCTGAAGGAGGCTATTACCAAAGAGCAGAGGGCTCAGATTGTGGAAACTTTCATTCGACATGCTTTCTCTAAG GTCTTGGAAATAGAGAAGTGTGATGCCGGAGATATGAGTGGTGTTTCCCGCAAAAGAGCCAGAGAAGTTCTCCAGTGTGAGCTGACAGCAGCAGAGTTTGCTGACGCACTTGGCCTCAAGCCTGACTCCTTATTTGTAGACTCCATGTTCACACTAGCTGATGAAGATGGAAATGGTTACCTCTCCTTTCAAGAGTTTCTTGATGTTATTGTTATCTTCATGAAAG GGTCTCCTGAGGAAAAATCCCAACTGATGTTTTCCATGAATGACATTGGTGGAACTGGCTACTTATCAAAAGAAGAATTTGCCAGGATGCTCAG GTCTTTCATTGAAATCGCCAACAGTTCTCTGTCAAAGAAACAGGCAGAGGACGGCATCAAGGCCATGATGCAGGCCGCAGGCTTTGATAACAAGGAGAAAATCTCATGGCAGGACTTTCACTTCCTCTTGAGGGACCATGAAAAGGAGCTACAATTTGCTCAACTCAATGTCAAAG GGATGGAGAAGCAGGGGAGGAAACGGCTGAGTCGAGACCAGAGAGTGTCCTTCATTTGTCCAGCAAACAG CAGCAACAAGGGAGAAGGGCTGGAGTTACGAAGACGAAAAAA gttaaGTGTAATTACCCCAAACGTCTATGTGAAGCCCAAGCGTGATCAGTATATCAGGAACCCAGTACAGCAGAAAATCCAGCAGTTCAAACGCTTCATTGAGAATTATCGTCGTCACATTGTGTGTTTCATCATTGTGTACGGCATCACAGCTGGAGTGTTGACGGAGCGATGTTACT ATTATGGTTTGCAGGCTGAATCTACGGGAGTGCCTGCGACATCAGTGGTGGGCATCATCATTGCTCGTGGCACGGCAGCTGCCGTCTCCTTTCTGTTTCCCTACATGCTTCTCACTGTGTGCCGTAACCTCATCACGCTGTGTCGAGAGACCTTCCTCAACCAATACATCCCCTTTGATGCTGCCATAGACTTCCATCGATTCATGGCCATGACTGCCATCGTCCTCACAG TTGTTCATAGTTTGGGCCATGTGGTCAACGTCTACATATTTTCTCTCAGCGACATCAGCATCTTGTCGTGTCTGTTCCCCAAAGTCTTTAACAACAATGG GTCTGAACTTCCTCCCAAGTGGTACTGGTGGTTCTTTCAGACTGTTCCAG GGATAACTGGTGTCTTGCTTCTGTTTACATTTGCATTCATGTATGTGTTTGCCTCTCATTATTTCCGTCGCATCAGTTTTCGTGGATTTTGGATCACTCATTACCTCTACATTGTTGTGTACATTCTA ACAGTTGTTCATGGCAGCTTTGCTCTGCTCCAAGAGCCTCGTTTCCACATCTACTTAATTCCCCCTGGTCTCCTCTTCCTGCTGGACAAACTAATCAGCCTGAGCAGGAAGAAGGTGGAGATCCCTGTTGTCAGAGCTGAACTGCTACCCTCAG GTGTGACACATCTGGAATTCAAGCGACCCCAGGGCTTTGTGTACCGTTCAGGCCAGTGGGTTCGAATAGCATGCCTGATGTTGGGCACGGATGAGTACCATCCATTCACACTGACCTCAGCACCTCATGAAGAGACCCTGAGTCTCCACATCCGAGCCGTGGGTCCCTGGACTAGCCAGCTCCGAGAGCTCTACACTGAAGAAAATCTCCTTGAGCTTGGTGCCTATCCAAAG CTGTACTTGGACGGCCCGTTTGGTGAAGGCCATCAGGAGTGGATTGACTTTGAGGTGTCTGTTCTGGTGGGGGGAGGAATAGGAGTCACACCATTTGCCTCCATCCTCAAAGACCTGGTGTTCAAGTCCTCCATCAAATCCAAGATTCTGTGTAAAAAA GTGTATTTCATCTGGGTGACACGGACACAGCGTCAGTTTGAGTGGGTGTCGGACATCATCAGGGAGGTGGAGGAAATGGACACCCAGGAACTGGTTTCAGTTCACACTTATATCACACAGGTGGCCGAAAAGTTCGACCTTCGCACCACCATGCTG TACGTGTGTGAGCGCCACTTTCAGAAGGTGTGGAACCGCAGTCTCTTCACTGGCCTGCGGTCTGTCACTCACTTCGGCCGTCCGCCCTTCGTGTCCTTTTTCAGCTCGCTGCAGGAAGTTCACCCAGAA gtGGAAAAAATTGGTGTATTCAGCTGTGGACCTCCTGGACTCACCAAAAACGTGGAGAAAGCTTGCCAACAGATGAACAAGAGGGATCAGGCCCATTTCTTACATCACTATGAGAACTTCTAA